The DNA window TCAGGGAAGGGATGACGATGGCTTCACGCAACTCAGGCAAGGCGTCACGCAATGCGGCTGCCAACCGTTCGTTGTTGGGAGGTGTGATGGTGATGGACAGCAAACCGTCCGCACGCGGGTCTTTCAGCGCCCGTTCCAACAAGCGACGCAACCGTCGCTGCGACCAATCGCGGTAAGGCAGCATGGCTTTTAGCCGCTGCAACACTTCGCGGGGGCGGCGCGGAGCGGGTTCGTAACAGACCCGCAGCACCCGATACAGTTCCCGACCGCTTAACGGTGCCGCCCGCAGGGGTGTCGTCGTGCGATTGGGTCGTCCCGCCTTCGTCGCCATCGTGGTCACCCGCCCTCGTCAATTTTTCCGCACCGACGGAAATTTCGGCAGAACCCTCCCTTTGCCCCTTAACAATCAGCCTTTTCCCCTTCAAATGTTGCTAACGGTGCCTTAACGCACCGTTAAAATGCGGCGCGCAAACTTGATGCGGCGTCAAATCGCCACGAAGACGAGGGGTGATATGCGATGCGGCACCATAACAAGCGTTGCGCCTTCACGCTCATTGAGTTGCTGGTAGTGATCGCCATCATCGCCATTTTGGCAGCCATTTTGTTCCCCGTGTTCAGCACAGCGAGGGAAAAAGCCCGACAGATTTCTTGCCTCAGTGGCGTGCGCCAAGTCGGGCTGGGCTTGGCGATGTATGTGCAGGACTACGACGAGACATTGCCCCGCATCTGGTATGGCATCAGTTCCACACAGCAGTTGTATTACTGGATGGACGCCTTGCTACCCTACATCAAATCACCGAACTTCTTTTCGTCGTGCCCGTCCAAAAACTTCAGCGATTGGACGCCCAGCCGATTTATCCCGCCGACAACTTACGCCCGCACCAATGTCGCCTTTGCTGCCAACGCCCTTTACAGCCAAGGGCAGGATACTGTTGACGGTCAACCGACGACGCCGCCGTTCCGTGAGAGCCTGGTCAGTTTGACCCAAATTGTCCTTCCCACTTCCACGATTGCGCTTGGGGACGGCTCGGGCTACTACATCGCCTATAGCGCCCACAAGTTACAGACGGCAGTGGAGTTAGACCCGCCATTTTCGTTCAACTGGACCTATCCTAACATTGGTCGCACGACGGATCAAGCGCGATTCGTCGGTCGCCACTTTGCGGGGGCAAATTGGGCATTCTGTGACGGGCACGCCAAATGGTTGTTGATGCGCGATGTCGCCCGCCGTAACCGCAACGGCATCCTGTTTCTGTTCACCATTGAGGATGACGAAAACTGGTAATGACAAGGGGGCGAGGATGATGAGGAGAGAATCATTGTGGCTGACGGTCGCTATCGCCCTTTTCGCACTGGCGTGGTTGCAAGGGATTGTATATGTCAGTGGGCAAACGAATGAACCGTTTGCGTTCCTCGCGTTAGGCGACATACACTTTGACCGATTGGAGCACCACGATTTGGACTATGTGCGACAAAAACATGGCGAAGGCGATGTCCGGCAAATTCAAAACTACAGTCGCTTGACGGAAACAGTGCTGCCTAAAACTTTCGCTGAAGCGAGAGAGCATGTTCAAACTTTCAAGCCACCCATCGCTTTCGTCGCTCAGTTGGGTGATTTTGTGGAAGGGTTGTGCGGCACCCCGCAATTAGCCCGTCGCCATGTGGAAGACGCAATTGAGTTCGTCAAGAGGGCACAGTTAGGTGTGCCGTTCTTCATCACCAAAGGCAACCACGACATCACAGGACCGGGTGCAGTGGAGGCTTACAATCAAATCATCCTGCCTTTTCTCGGCGAGCAATTGGGAAAGACGCTGCTGTCGGCGTCGTTTACTGTCCGGCGGGGCAACACACTGTTTGCGTTTTTTGACGCTTACGATGACGCCAGTTTGGATTGGTTGGAACGGACTTTGACAGAGCAACAGGCGCAACGGGTGTTCGTATTGTTGCATCCGCCTGTTGTGCCCATTGGGGCGCGGTCGCTGTGGCATCTTTACGCTCGTCCTGAGCAACAACCGCAGCGGCAGCGGTTGCTCAACCTGCTGGGGCGATATCACGCAATTGTGCTTACAGCACATTTGCACAAGTTCGGCGTTGTGGTGCGCAAGACAGAAAGTGGCTCGTTCGTTCAAGTTACCCTCAACAGCGT is part of the bacterium HR17 genome and encodes:
- the cpdA_2 gene encoding 3',5'-cyclic adenosine monophosphate phosphodiesterase CpdA is translated as MMRRESLWLTVAIALFALAWLQGIVYVSGQTNEPFAFLALGDIHFDRLEHHDLDYVRQKHGEGDVRQIQNYSRLTETVLPKTFAEAREHVQTFKPPIAFVAQLGDFVEGLCGTPQLARRHVEDAIEFVKRAQLGVPFFITKGNHDITGPGAVEAYNQIILPFLGEQLGKTLLSASFTVRRGNTLFAFFDAYDDASLDWLERTLTEQQAQRVFVLLHPPVVPIGARSLWHLYARPEQQPQRQRLLNLLGRYHAIVLTAHLHKFGVVVRKTESGSFVQVTLNSVIPSPEVEPKQVLQGVKHYGPDLVKLEPNFEPQTEAQRREALVAERPFIAYYEYADAPGYAVFVVDASSVHAHFYVGLGKRRWRSVNLTALLQGQ